A section of the Agrococcus sp. SGAir0287 genome encodes:
- a CDS encoding aldehyde dehydrogenase family protein, whose translation MAYRSVDPATGEVLAEHAGATDAEIEAALASAAEAAAAMPSLDERIAAMRAIAAAFRAQEVELATTIAREMGKPLAQGIGEVRLVASIWDWYADRPELLADRAIETDWRGRAARVELRPTGPIVGIMPWNFPYYQVARLAAPNLLLGNPVVIKHAGSCTGAALAMQAMADASGLPAGTYQTVLASSAQIATMIADPRVQGVSLTGSERAGAAVAEVAGRSLTRCVLELGGSDPFIVLSTDDLDRLVDVAIAARTRNCGQACTSAKRFIVHASLHDAFVERLAAGMRALRIGSPLEEGVDLGPMSSEAAAADLVEQVASAVAEGATLVTGGIRIPGAGAFVEPGILTGVTPTMRVWHEELFGPVAMVVPVADAEEAVRVANDSPFGLGANVFDDADPDRAAWVAERLEAGMVSIGAFGVSRPELPFGGVKRSGFGRELGPDAVLEFANRRLVTQPA comes from the coding sequence ATGGCCTACCGATCCGTCGATCCCGCCACGGGCGAGGTGCTCGCCGAGCACGCCGGGGCCACCGATGCCGAGATCGAGGCGGCCCTCGCGTCGGCCGCCGAGGCGGCTGCCGCGATGCCGTCGCTCGACGAGCGCATCGCCGCGATGCGCGCGATCGCCGCGGCGTTCCGCGCGCAGGAGGTCGAGCTCGCCACGACCATCGCGCGCGAGATGGGCAAGCCGCTCGCGCAGGGCATCGGCGAGGTGCGGCTCGTCGCATCGATCTGGGACTGGTACGCCGACCGACCCGAGCTGCTCGCCGACCGCGCGATCGAGACCGACTGGCGGGGGCGGGCAGCGCGCGTCGAGCTGCGTCCGACGGGACCGATCGTGGGCATCATGCCGTGGAACTTCCCGTACTACCAGGTGGCGAGGCTCGCGGCGCCGAACCTCCTGCTCGGCAACCCCGTCGTCATCAAGCACGCGGGCTCCTGCACGGGCGCGGCGCTCGCGATGCAGGCGATGGCGGATGCGTCGGGCCTGCCGGCGGGCACGTACCAGACCGTGCTCGCATCGAGCGCGCAGATCGCGACGATGATCGCCGACCCGCGCGTGCAGGGCGTCTCGCTCACGGGCTCGGAGCGCGCCGGCGCCGCGGTGGCGGAGGTCGCGGGCCGGTCGCTGACGCGCTGCGTGCTCGAGCTCGGCGGCTCGGACCCGTTCATCGTGCTCTCGACCGACGATCTCGACCGACTGGTCGACGTCGCCATCGCGGCCCGCACGCGCAACTGCGGCCAGGCGTGCACCTCGGCGAAGCGCTTCATCGTGCACGCGTCGCTGCACGACGCGTTCGTCGAGCGCCTCGCGGCCGGGATGCGCGCGCTGCGCATCGGCTCGCCGCTCGAGGAGGGCGTCGATCTCGGGCCGATGTCGAGCGAGGCGGCGGCGGCCGACCTCGTCGAGCAGGTCGCCTCCGCCGTCGCCGAGGGCGCGACGCTCGTCACCGGCGGCATCCGCATCCCCGGGGCAGGCGCGTTCGTCGAGCCCGGCATCCTCACCGGCGTCACGCCGACGATGCGCGTCTGGCACGAGGAGCTCTTCGGCCCCGTCGCGATGGTGGTGCCGGTCGCGGATGCCGAGGAGGCCGTGCGCGTCGCCAACGACTCGCCGTTCGGCCTCGGCGCGAACGTCTTCGACGACGCCGACCCCGATCGTGCGGCGTGGGTCGCGGAGCGCCTCGAGGCGGGCATGGTCTCGATCGGCGCGTTCGGCGTCTCGCGGCCCGAGCTGCCGTTCGGAGGCGTCAAGCGCTCGGGCTTCGGCCGCGAGCTCGGGCCCGACGCCGTGCTCGAGTTCGCGAACCGACGTCTGGTGACGCAGCCGGCGTGA
- a CDS encoding acyl-CoA dehydrogenase family protein yields the protein MTTDLLDIEALLSDEERATRARVRALVDRDIRPHVAEWFEAARFPTELVPALAAEGLLGMHLHGHGCAGRSAVEYGIAMQELEAGDSGIRTFVSVQGSLAMSAIAKHGSDEQRAQWLPRMARGETIGCFGLTEPNAGSDPGSMQTVARRDGDDWILDGAKRWIGLASIADVAVIWAQTDEGIRGFLVDTASAGFTATPIGQKLSMRASIQCDIALDGVRVPERMRLPEARGLRAPFECLNEARFGIAWGALGAARDSLEVALAYASERELFGRSLASMQLTQARLAEMALELHQCQLLALHLGRRKDAGVLEPHQISMGKLASCRAAIRIAREARGILGGNGVTLERSPMRHALNLESVRTYEGTDEVHTLVIGQALTGIPAFRG from the coding sequence GTGACCACCGACCTGCTCGACATCGAGGCGCTGCTGAGCGACGAGGAGCGCGCGACGCGCGCCCGCGTGCGCGCCCTCGTCGACCGCGACATCCGTCCGCACGTCGCCGAGTGGTTCGAGGCGGCCCGCTTCCCCACCGAGCTCGTGCCCGCGCTCGCCGCCGAGGGGCTGCTCGGCATGCACCTCCACGGGCACGGATGCGCGGGCCGCTCCGCCGTGGAGTACGGCATCGCGATGCAGGAGCTCGAGGCGGGCGACAGCGGCATCCGCACCTTCGTCAGCGTGCAGGGCTCGCTCGCGATGAGCGCGATCGCGAAGCACGGCAGCGACGAGCAGCGGGCGCAGTGGCTGCCGCGGATGGCGCGTGGCGAGACGATCGGGTGCTTCGGCCTCACCGAGCCGAACGCCGGCAGCGACCCCGGCTCGATGCAGACGGTCGCGCGCCGCGACGGCGACGACTGGATCCTCGACGGCGCGAAGCGCTGGATCGGCCTCGCCTCCATCGCCGACGTCGCCGTGATCTGGGCGCAGACCGACGAGGGCATCCGCGGCTTCCTCGTCGACACCGCGAGCGCGGGCTTCACCGCGACGCCCATCGGCCAGAAGCTCTCGATGCGTGCGAGCATCCAGTGCGACATCGCGCTCGACGGCGTGCGCGTGCCCGAGCGGATGCGACTGCCCGAGGCGCGCGGGCTGCGGGCGCCGTTCGAGTGCCTCAACGAGGCGCGGTTCGGCATCGCATGGGGAGCGCTCGGCGCCGCACGCGACTCCCTCGAGGTCGCGCTCGCCTACGCGAGCGAGCGGGAGCTCTTCGGCCGGTCGCTCGCGAGCATGCAGCTGACGCAGGCGCGCCTGGCCGAGATGGCCCTCGAGCTGCACCAGTGCCAGCTGCTCGCCCTGCACCTCGGCCGGCGCAAGGATGCCGGCGTCCTCGAGCCGCACCAGATCTCGATGGGCAAGCTCGCCTCGTGCCGCGCGGCGATCCGGATCGCGCGCGAGGCGCGCGGCATCCTCGGCGGCAACGGCGTGACCCTCGAGCGCTCGCCCATGCGGCACGCGCTCAACCTCGAGAGCGTGCGCACCTACGAGGGCACCGACGAGGTGCACACCCTCGTCATCGGGCAGGCGCTCACGGGCATCCCGGCCTTCCGGGGCTGA
- a CDS encoding AI-2E family transporter: MGLFSKPAARPTEVVQRAARPPWSLWGDSFGRLATRSLQIILVLVVVAGAVYAMTQLTIVIIPVILALIFASAFAPVMSWMRRKGVPSIVATILALLAIVVVLGGVVTLIVNAVRNQFDDLRDQAVEGFDQVVQWVSTLPFAPTDEQISDARDAIIDFVTSAQFGSGALAGVSAAANFVTGLVLMVVVLFFFLKDGPRIWEFLLRPFEGESYARAKRIGDKTVGTLGGYVRGTATVALVDAVGIGLVLAILQVPLALPLAVLVFLLAFVPLVGATVAGALATLVALVANDLVSAIIVLVAVIAVNQLEGNFLQPVVMGRSLKLHALVILIALTIGTVLGGIVGAVLSVPIAAVAWGIVQVWDGEDRPARMFRQKRPEIA, from the coding sequence ATGGGACTCTTCAGCAAGCCGGCCGCAAGGCCGACCGAGGTCGTGCAGCGCGCCGCCCGTCCGCCGTGGTCGCTGTGGGGCGACTCGTTCGGTCGGCTCGCGACGCGGTCGCTGCAGATCATCCTCGTGCTCGTCGTCGTCGCCGGCGCCGTCTACGCCATGACGCAGCTGACGATCGTCATCATCCCCGTCATCCTCGCGCTCATCTTCGCGTCGGCCTTCGCACCGGTCATGTCGTGGATGCGCCGCAAGGGCGTCCCCTCGATCGTCGCGACGATCCTCGCGCTGCTCGCGATCGTCGTCGTGCTCGGCGGCGTGGTCACGCTCATCGTGAACGCCGTCCGGAACCAGTTCGACGACCTGCGCGACCAGGCCGTCGAGGGCTTCGACCAGGTGGTGCAGTGGGTGTCGACGCTGCCCTTCGCGCCCACCGACGAGCAGATCTCCGACGCGCGCGACGCCATCATCGACTTCGTCACGAGCGCGCAGTTCGGGTCGGGCGCGCTCGCCGGCGTCAGCGCCGCCGCGAACTTCGTCACGGGGCTCGTGCTCATGGTCGTCGTGCTGTTCTTCTTCCTGAAGGACGGCCCGCGCATCTGGGAGTTCCTGCTGCGCCCGTTCGAGGGCGAGTCGTACGCGCGCGCCAAGCGCATCGGCGACAAGACGGTCGGCACGCTCGGCGGGTACGTGCGCGGCACGGCGACCGTCGCGCTCGTCGACGCCGTCGGCATCGGCCTCGTGCTCGCGATCCTGCAGGTGCCGCTCGCGCTGCCGCTCGCGGTGCTCGTCTTCCTGCTGGCGTTCGTGCCGCTCGTCGGCGCGACGGTCGCGGGCGCCCTCGCGACGCTCGTCGCCCTCGTCGCCAACGATCTCGTCTCGGCGATCATCGTGCTCGTCGCCGTCATCGCCGTGAACCAGCTGGAGGGCAACTTCCTGCAGCCGGTCGTCATGGGCCGCTCCCTCAAGCTGCACGCGCTCGTCATCCTCATCGCCCTCACGATCGGCACCGTGCTCGGTGGCATCGTCGGCGCCGTGCTGTCGGTGCCGATCGCGGCCGTCGCGTGGGGCATCGTGCAGGTGTGGGACGGCGAGGACCGGCCCGCGCGGATGTTCCGGCAGAAGCGACCCGAGATCGCCTGA
- a CDS encoding HAD family hydrolase: MIHGSRDASALADARAILFDLDGVLTPTAEVHMRAWARLFAPVLETHGVAPYTDADYFAHIDGKPRYDGVRSMLAARGIDLPEGEPSDAAEADTVHGLGNRKDQAFTAEVDEHGVEPYPGSVAFLDAAEAAGLAVAVVTSSRNGRRVLAAAGLADRFGTIVDGVHAAAHGLAGKPSPATYVEGAQLLGLAPSQCVVVEDAHSGVAAGRAGGFLLTVGVDRGAGADSLLEHGADLVVDDLAELIDSLPGGAA, encoded by the coding sequence ATGATCCACGGCTCCCGCGACGCGAGCGCGCTCGCCGACGCACGCGCCATCCTCTTCGACCTCGACGGCGTGCTGACGCCCACGGCCGAGGTGCACATGCGCGCGTGGGCGAGGCTCTTCGCCCCCGTGCTCGAGACGCACGGCGTCGCGCCGTACACGGATGCCGACTACTTCGCCCACATCGACGGCAAGCCGCGCTACGACGGCGTGCGCAGCATGCTCGCCGCCCGCGGCATCGACCTGCCCGAGGGCGAGCCGAGCGACGCCGCCGAGGCCGACACCGTGCACGGGCTCGGCAACCGCAAGGACCAGGCCTTCACCGCCGAGGTCGACGAGCACGGCGTCGAGCCCTACCCGGGCTCCGTCGCCTTCCTCGACGCCGCCGAGGCGGCAGGCCTCGCCGTCGCCGTCGTGACGAGCAGCCGCAACGGCCGCCGCGTGCTCGCCGCCGCGGGGCTCGCCGACCGGTTCGGGACGATCGTCGACGGCGTGCACGCCGCCGCCCACGGCCTCGCAGGCAAGCCCTCGCCCGCCACGTACGTCGAGGGCGCCCAGCTGCTCGGCCTCGCGCCGTCGCAGTGCGTCGTCGTCGAGGACGCCCACTCCGGCGTCGCCGCCGGGCGCGCGGGCGGCTTCCTGCTCACCGTCGGCGTCGACCGCGGCGCCGGCGCGGACTCCCTGCTCGAGCACGGCGCCGACCTCGTCGTCGACGACCTCGCCGAGCTCATCGACTCGCTCCCCGGAGGTGCCGCATGA
- a CDS encoding SRPBCC family protein, translated as MATITEQVDVRAPISSVYGQWTQFESFPRFMDHVERIEQLGDDRLRWHVRIGGQERDFEARITEQHPDERIAWAADGDVTHAGVVTFHRVDDDTTRVALQLDWEPEGFLEKVGAAVGIDDASVRGDLARFKTLIESEGAESGRWDGDIDRDPDATGR; from the coding sequence ATGGCCACCATCACCGAGCAGGTCGACGTCCGCGCGCCCATCTCGAGCGTCTACGGGCAGTGGACGCAGTTCGAGTCGTTCCCCCGCTTCATGGACCACGTCGAGCGCATCGAGCAGCTCGGCGACGACCGCCTCCGCTGGCACGTGAGGATCGGCGGGCAGGAGCGCGACTTCGAGGCGCGCATCACCGAGCAGCACCCCGACGAGCGCATCGCCTGGGCCGCCGACGGCGACGTGACGCATGCGGGCGTCGTCACCTTCCACCGCGTCGACGACGACACGACCCGGGTCGCGTTGCAGCTCGACTGGGAGCCGGAGGGCTTCCTCGAGAAGGTCGGCGCGGCCGTGGGCATCGACGACGCGAGCGTGCGCGGCGACCTCGCGCGCTTCAAGACGCTCATCGAGTCGGAGGGGGCGGAGTCGGGCCGCTGGGACGGCGACATCGACCGCGACCCCGACGCGACGGGTCGCTGA
- a CDS encoding copper chaperone PCu(A)C — protein MRSIAPRRAGALSIVLAAAVALVGCSAPTEPQAPEEPATMAESVVAADVWIKAADDGMTAAFGTLTNEGDAAVRVVGVASGVATAMELHETVEDDSGQMIMREVDGFDVEPGATLALEPGGNHLMVMGLTAPIVAGDDVVITLTFDDGSTLELTATARDYSGANESYEGDDDMSDMDHGDMDHGDMGGSDMGHGDAAGSDR, from the coding sequence ATGCGATCCATCGCACCGCGCCGCGCAGGCGCCCTGTCCATCGTCCTCGCCGCAGCCGTCGCCCTCGTCGGCTGCAGCGCACCCACCGAGCCCCAGGCGCCCGAGGAGCCCGCGACCATGGCCGAGTCGGTCGTCGCCGCCGACGTCTGGATCAAGGCGGCCGACGACGGCATGACCGCCGCCTTCGGCACGCTGACGAACGAGGGCGACGCCGCCGTGCGGGTCGTCGGCGTCGCATCCGGCGTCGCGACCGCCATGGAGCTGCACGAGACCGTCGAGGACGACTCGGGGCAGATGATCATGCGCGAGGTCGACGGCTTCGACGTCGAGCCGGGCGCGACGCTCGCGCTCGAGCCCGGCGGGAACCACCTCATGGTCATGGGCCTCACCGCGCCCATCGTCGCCGGCGACGACGTCGTCATCACCCTGACGTTCGACGACGGCTCGACGCTCGAGCTGACCGCGACCGCGCGCGACTACTCGGGCGCCAACGAGTCGTACGAGGGCGATGACGACATGTCGGACATGGACCACGGCGACATGGACCACGGCGACATGGGCGGCAGCGACATGGGCCACGGCGACGCCGCGGGCTCGGACCGCTGA
- a CDS encoding copper resistance CopC family protein, with protein MRARTRDARRRPIHPALAAAVGAALAIAAPLAGATTASAHSALVSSDPAPGAALDAPPTQITLTFNEDVLEMGAAVFVVDAAGVDHAGEPVVAGPVVTVPIEGTLPGGAIEARWRVVSADGHPISDVLPFTVAGEAPTASASAEPAPSEASEPPIAEAEPDEADADAADAQAATASDDADATRTVLVGVAGAAAALVVLAIVLGVRRSRRAAADGGATPPEG; from the coding sequence ATGCGTGCACGCACGCGCGACGCTCGACGTCGCCCCATCCATCCCGCGCTCGCCGCCGCCGTCGGCGCCGCGCTCGCGATCGCCGCACCTCTCGCGGGCGCGACGACCGCATCCGCCCACTCCGCGCTCGTCTCGAGCGACCCGGCACCCGGCGCCGCGCTCGACGCGCCGCCGACGCAGATCACCCTCACGTTCAACGAGGACGTCCTCGAGATGGGGGCCGCCGTCTTCGTGGTCGACGCCGCGGGCGTCGACCACGCGGGCGAGCCGGTCGTGGCCGGCCCCGTCGTGACCGTGCCGATCGAGGGCACCCTGCCCGGCGGCGCCATCGAGGCGCGCTGGCGCGTCGTGTCGGCCGACGGCCACCCCATCTCCGACGTGCTGCCGTTCACGGTGGCGGGCGAGGCGCCCACGGCGTCGGCGTCGGCCGAGCCGGCGCCGAGCGAGGCGAGCGAGCCGCCGATCGCGGAGGCGGAGCCGGACGAGGCGGATGCGGACGCCGCCGACGCGCAGGCGGCGACCGCGAGCGACGACGCGGACGCGACGCGCACCGTGCTCGTCGGCGTCGCGGGCGCCGCGGCCGCGCTCGTCGTGCTCGCGATCGTGCTCGGCGTACGGCGCTCGCGCCGCGCGGCAGCCGACGGCGGCGCCACGCCACCCGAGGGCTGA
- a CDS encoding CaiB/BaiF CoA transferase family protein: MTEAPLAGVLVADLSRVLAGPLVGQTLADLGARVVKVERPGTGDDTRAWAPPVSPSGSTYFDSANRGKESVVLDLADDADRALVAELVARADVVVENFPPATRARLGIDREALLAAHPRLVWCSISGYGAAPAGAGRAGYDFVVQAVSGLMHVTGEPDGPPTKAGVALVDVLTGKDATAGILAALLRRERTGVGGLVEVALLSSAQAALVNQLHAVLGAPTPEPRDADEPAASEPARAGSAHPSIAPYQLLHTADAPLAVAVGTDAQFRVLCAELGEPSLAHDARFATNADRVAHREDLVPLLEDALAGATAEDWEARLLAAGVVAGRVRTISEGLALAREVGLEPTRALHGPAGHGTTLASPIRIDGDARTSPIPPPLLGQHDAALRDWLATPRI, encoded by the coding sequence ATGACCGAGGCACCGCTGGCCGGCGTGCTCGTCGCCGACCTGTCGCGCGTGCTCGCCGGACCGCTCGTCGGCCAGACGCTCGCCGACCTCGGCGCGCGCGTCGTGAAGGTCGAGCGGCCGGGCACCGGCGACGACACGCGCGCGTGGGCGCCGCCGGTCTCGCCGAGCGGCTCGACCTACTTCGACAGCGCGAACCGCGGCAAGGAGTCGGTCGTGCTCGACCTCGCGGACGACGCCGACCGGGCGCTCGTCGCCGAGCTCGTCGCGCGCGCCGACGTCGTCGTGGAGAACTTCCCGCCCGCCACGCGCGCACGCCTCGGCATCGACCGGGAGGCGCTGCTCGCCGCGCATCCGCGCCTCGTGTGGTGCTCGATCAGCGGCTACGGCGCTGCGCCGGCCGGCGCCGGCCGCGCCGGCTACGACTTCGTCGTGCAGGCGGTCAGCGGCCTCATGCACGTCACGGGCGAGCCCGACGGCCCGCCGACGAAGGCGGGCGTCGCGCTCGTCGACGTGCTCACGGGCAAGGATGCGACGGCCGGCATCCTCGCGGCCCTGCTGCGCCGCGAGCGCACCGGCGTCGGCGGGCTCGTGGAGGTCGCGCTGCTGTCGAGCGCGCAGGCCGCGCTCGTGAACCAGCTGCACGCCGTGCTCGGCGCTCCCACGCCCGAGCCGCGCGACGCCGACGAGCCGGCGGCGTCCGAGCCCGCCCGCGCCGGCAGCGCGCATCCCTCGATCGCGCCGTACCAGCTGCTGCACACCGCGGATGCGCCGCTCGCGGTCGCGGTCGGCACCGACGCGCAGTTCCGCGTGCTGTGCGCCGAGCTCGGCGAGCCGTCGCTCGCCCACGACGCGCGCTTCGCGACGAACGCCGACCGGGTCGCGCACCGGGAGGACCTCGTGCCACTGCTCGAGGACGCGCTCGCCGGCGCCACCGCCGAGGACTGGGAGGCGCGCCTGCTCGCCGCAGGCGTCGTCGCGGGGCGGGTGCGCACGATCTCCGAGGGGCTCGCGCTCGCCCGCGAGGTCGGCCTCGAGCCCACGCGCGCGCTCCACGGCCCCGCGGGCCACGGCACGACCCTCGCCTCGCCGATCCGCATCGACGGGGACGCCCGCACCTCGCCCATCCCACCCCCGTTGCTCGGCCAGCACGACGCTGCGCTGCGCGACTGGCTCGCCACCCCACGCATCTGA
- a CDS encoding Dyp-type peroxidase: protein MRGRDARARTSPPTSRHALSRRQLLLGGAVAGAGAAAAIGADAVARVAGASVADAPTAEPLHGDAVVPFHGAHQAAFTIPPQAHATMIALDLLPATDADALRRMLRVLSDDAARLTQGEPALADSEPELALVPARLTATIGLGSAAVALTGAQAPPWLAPLPSFAIDALEDAWSGGDVLLEVAGDDPLAVAHAQRMLLKGTRSFATIRWVQSGFRRSRGAEPQGTTMRNLFGQVDGTVNPQPGTADFDRLVWIREGWLAGGTSLVVRRIRMDLDRWDRLDRPGREQAVGRTLANGAPLTGRLEHDEPDFEARTPIGFPVIPEFSHMRRARSDDPSQRFHRRAFNYDERPAGASVSESGMLFTAAQADPLAQFVPIQQRLSDLDLLNEWTTPIGSAVFAIPPGCEPGGFVGETLFA, encoded by the coding sequence ATGCGCGGTCGCGACGCCCGGGCGCGCACCTCGCCGCCGACGTCGCGGCACGCCCTGAGCCGGCGGCAGCTCCTCCTCGGAGGCGCCGTCGCCGGCGCGGGCGCCGCCGCCGCGATCGGCGCGGACGCCGTGGCGCGCGTCGCGGGCGCATCCGTCGCGGATGCGCCGACGGCGGAGCCGCTGCACGGCGACGCCGTCGTGCCCTTCCACGGCGCGCACCAGGCCGCGTTCACGATCCCGCCGCAGGCGCACGCGACGATGATCGCGCTCGACCTGCTGCCCGCGACCGACGCCGACGCGCTGCGGCGGATGCTGCGGGTCCTGTCGGACGACGCCGCACGCCTCACGCAGGGCGAGCCGGCGCTCGCGGACTCGGAGCCCGAGCTCGCGCTCGTCCCCGCCCGGCTCACCGCGACGATCGGGCTCGGGTCGGCCGCGGTCGCCCTCACGGGCGCGCAGGCGCCCCCGTGGCTCGCGCCGCTGCCGTCCTTCGCGATCGACGCGCTCGAGGATGCGTGGTCGGGTGGCGACGTGCTGCTCGAGGTCGCCGGCGACGACCCGCTCGCGGTCGCCCACGCGCAGCGCATGCTGCTGAAGGGCACGCGCTCGTTCGCGACGATCCGCTGGGTGCAGTCCGGCTTCCGTCGCAGCCGCGGCGCCGAGCCGCAGGGCACGACGATGCGCAACCTCTTCGGGCAGGTCGACGGCACGGTGAACCCGCAGCCGGGCACCGCCGACTTCGACCGGCTCGTGTGGATCCGCGAGGGCTGGCTCGCGGGCGGCACGTCCCTCGTCGTCCGGCGCATCCGCATGGACCTCGACCGCTGGGATCGGCTCGATCGCCCCGGCCGAGAGCAGGCCGTCGGTCGCACGCTCGCGAACGGCGCCCCGCTCACGGGTCGGCTCGAGCACGACGAGCCCGACTTCGAGGCGCGCACGCCGATCGGCTTCCCCGTCATCCCGGAGTTCTCCCACATGCGCCGCGCGCGCAGCGACGATCCGTCGCAGCGCTTCCACCGGAGGGCGTTCAACTACGACGAGCGCCCCGCGGGGGCGAGCGTGTCGGAGTCGGGGATGCTGTTCACGGCGGCGCAGGCGGATCCGCTCGCGCAGTTCGTGCCCATCCAGCAGCGGCTCAGCGACCTCGACCTGCTCAACGAGTGGACGACGCCGATCGGCTCGGCGGTGTTCGCGATCCCGCCGGGATGCGAGCCCGGAGGCTTCGTCGGCGAGACGCTCTTCGCCTGA